ACCACCAGGCCCGAGATCGCACGGTCGCACTGTTCGTCCGCACCGCCAAACAGGACGAATCCGGCCGCACACTGCCCTACTTCTGCGCCGGCACCGCCAGCTACGTCGAGCACCGGTCCGAGCGGCCGATCCAGATCACCTGGAAGCTGCACCACCCACTGCCAGGCGACATCTTCACCAGCTACCGCGCCGCCGTGGTTTAGCCCGGCGAGGGCAGGGATGCAACCGTCGAGGCCGATGCCGGGGGTACGTTCATGACGATGCATCAACTCGTTGTCTCCGGGGTGTGTAAACGCTTCGGGCGTACCACGATCCTGGAAGACGTCGACCTGGCGGTGGCACGCGGGGAGGTGGTGGCGCTCACCGGCGAAAACGGGGCTGGCAAGTCCACGCTGATGGGGATCTGCGCCGGGCTGATCCGAGCCGACAGCGGCACCGTTCAACTTGGCGGGGCCATCGGGTACTGCCCGCAGACTCCGGGGCTGTTCGACCTGCTCACGGCGGAGGATCACCTGGTGATGTTTGGTCGTGGCAGCGGGCTGGGTCGGGCCGAATCGCTGCGTCGTGGCTATGCCGCTCTCGAGGAATTTGGCTATCCGATGCACGAACGGACGGTCGTGGCCGACCTATCGGGCGGTACCCGCCAGAAGCTGAACCTGGCGCTGGCCCTGCTGACCGACCCGTCCGTGCTGCTGCTCGACGAGCCCTACCAAGGGTTCGACCGGGGCACGTACGTCAACTTCTGGGACCACTGCGAGACGTGGCGTCGCGCCGGCAAATCGGTCGTGGTCGTCACCCACATGCTCGCCGAACTGGACCGCGTCGACCGGGTGGTCGAGCTGCCCGCACACCCGTCGAGGGCACATCACCCTGGATGGTGAAAGGAGACGGCTCATGAAGGCACTGCAGCGGGTGTTGATTATGGCGGAGATGCACGGCCGCGACCTGACCCGTCGCCACGTCGCCCTGGGCCTCCTCGTCGCCCTGCCGTTGTCCTTCTACCTTGCGTCAAGCCGCGACAACACCCAGGCCCTGTCCGCCGGTGGCATCGGCATGGCCTTCGCCGTCTCGGGGGCAACGCTGTTCTCGGTTCTCTCCTCACAAAACGTCGACCAGCGCCTCATCCTCGGCGGCTACCGCCCGGTCGATCTGCTGATCGGCCGGCTCCTGTTTCTCGGGCCGCTTGGCCTCGTCATCGCCGCCGGTTTCAGCG
Above is a window of Candidatus Microthrix subdominans DNA encoding:
- a CDS encoding DUF3427 domain-containing protein; protein product: MSFLTCRFSFAVLDARHRRQNYIHHQARDRTVALFVRTAKQDESGRTLPYFCAGTASYVEHRSERPIQITWKLHHPLPGDIFTSYRAAVV
- a CDS encoding ABC transporter ATP-binding protein, which encodes MHQLVVSGVCKRFGRTTILEDVDLAVARGEVVALTGENGAGKSTLMGICAGLIRADSGTVQLGGAIGYCPQTPGLFDLLTAEDHLVMFGRGSGLGRAESLRRGYAALEEFGYPMHERTVVADLSGGTRQKLNLALALLTDPSVLLLDEPYQGFDRGTYVNFWDHCETWRRAGKSVVVVTHMLAELDRVDRVVELPAHPSRAHHPGW